A single region of the Chryseobacterium culicis genome encodes:
- a CDS encoding HlyD family secretion protein, with the protein MAQKQLTQKEKRINKSITLLAWILIISGITGMVSFYLFSRKNVTTNDAQIEQYITPVSSKVSGFIKTIRFNENQFVHKGDTLIVIDNREFVNQVHMAEANLHANTATISTIESGVSTKESDTKIIDAKIASAKIDIWKTEQDYKRYKNLLTEDAATEQEFENVKASYEQSKANLLALEQQKIAVRAGANEQQTKVAPVKSQIQQSSASLNNAQLYLSYTVITAPYDGWVGKKTIQEGQLIKEGQALVQMVSKEKWIIANYKETQLGQIDQSQEVIITADAYPNVEFKGKILSVSPASGSQFSLVKPDNATGNFVKIEQRFPVKIILDQNKDNEKLLSGMNVLVSAKKI; encoded by the coding sequence ATGGCACAGAAACAATTGACACAAAAGGAAAAAAGAATCAACAAGTCTATTACTTTACTGGCCTGGATCCTGATTATAAGCGGAATCACAGGAATGGTAAGTTTCTATCTTTTTTCGAGAAAAAATGTGACTACGAATGATGCACAGATTGAACAATATATCACGCCTGTATCCAGTAAGGTTTCAGGATTTATCAAAACAATACGATTCAATGAAAATCAGTTTGTCCATAAAGGAGATACATTAATTGTCATAGACAACAGAGAGTTTGTAAATCAGGTACACATGGCAGAAGCCAACCTTCATGCCAATACGGCAACAATCAGCACTATCGAAAGTGGTGTCAGCACTAAAGAAAGTGATACCAAAATCATTGATGCTAAAATTGCTTCCGCAAAAATTGACATCTGGAAAACGGAACAGGATTATAAAAGATACAAAAACCTTTTAACAGAAGATGCAGCAACAGAACAGGAGTTTGAGAATGTGAAAGCTTCTTATGAACAATCAAAGGCTAATCTTTTAGCATTGGAGCAGCAAAAAATTGCAGTAAGAGCCGGAGCAAATGAACAACAGACTAAAGTTGCCCCTGTGAAGAGCCAAATCCAGCAGAGCTCTGCAAGCCTTAATAATGCTCAACTTTATCTTTCTTATACGGTAATCACCGCTCCTTATGATGGATGGGTAGGAAAAAAGACCATTCAGGAAGGACAACTGATCAAAGAAGGCCAGGCTCTGGTACAGATGGTCAGCAAAGAAAAATGGATTATTGCCAATTACAAAGAAACGCAACTTGGACAGATAGATCAGAGCCAGGAAGTAATTATTACTGCAGATGCCTATCCCAATGTTGAGTTTAAAGGAAAAATACTTTCCGTTTCTCCTGCATCAGGATCACAGTTTTCATTAGTAAAACCGGATAATGCAACCGGAAACTTTGTAAAAATTGAACAGAGATTTCCAGTAAAAATCATTCTTGATCAAAATAAAGACAACGAAAAACTACTTTCCGGAATGAATGTTCTGGTCAGTGCGAAGAAGATATGA